One window of the Epinephelus moara isolate mb chromosome 24, YSFRI_EMoa_1.0, whole genome shotgun sequence genome contains the following:
- the eif4enif1 gene encoding eukaryotic translation initiation factor 4E transporter isoform X1, protein MENDACVEQKDGDAAVDEVKQPAAAAPFRYTKEELLEIKELPVSNERPECLCEKYDSDGVWDPEKWHASLYPTSERSSPVEGFKKDYVDDRVPLKRRIPDPRERLKEDDLDVILSPQRRSFGGGCQGNAALAPHARRPISPLENKENESLRLGGTRRIGSGRIIAARAFEREARAEKERERERDFKDKRFRRDFGDKRVFSERRRNDSFAEEEPEWFSGGPTSQSETIELIGFDDKILEDDKRRSKRSRRRAESIREVECNGGQEEERDGGLQSTADQEVPHPDVLPEQSTGDFDFNEFFNLEKTMPGLASAPFSVFQMIEDVLGEGPVSASRFSQWFSSNVSPSGSRSSSLRSTPHEELEKLAGLEPRSTSSGQGPTSYFTPIQSSECKEKVDILELLHKAKIDLKPLLSTLSVNKARLRESTNCGAVLSLEEVEGGMKEMKLSSEPQVRKVPPPQRGNGTPFMAQHLEEALTGGSSTRPRSRDTDMSAFNKLVSSMKASGTLPTHPKTNTTIQSSDPAVVTMSEAQVPPQQQKNIFQELLGGPPRSASPTLLSNLLGNAEGPTTSAPLHGLLHKGPSPPLFPQRAPSPDYFNSRLQPSAGFPVGHQPMLPEQFGDVHRSISPGSAAQQQMRALSMPVNQADLEALAFQQDLALHAHHSFQSGYKQPQDKSFRNRLQRVNRSPGPGPQPAGRHSPGNAVTSMLSPSFTPTSVIRKMYATKEKSRDEPSSRSENKEEASGHSQDDSSSPNLYLEAMDGNAAQSGGVKASAQTLSSKEQERLRPGSAGHHTPTMVPPGPSSSFPRPIYPVPLLSHVPMVRPPPQLHPNVVQRMLAQGIQPQQLGPALVQAGIFPQHMDLAQLQGLPPALLGQPLYPLSATGHPLLPPRANTQMQLAVMQQQLQQQRPMHPGIPGPQSQSQGPHRTNGSQQHGGSPPLGLAKWFGSDVLEQPLPSMPAKVISVDELEFRP, encoded by the exons ATGGAGAACGATGCTTGTGTTGAGCAGAAGGATGGTGATGCTGCTGTGGATGAAGTCAAACAGCCAGCAGCCGCAGCTCCTTTCAGATACACCAAG GAGGAGCTTCTGGAAATAAAAGAACTGCCAGTCTCCAATGAAAGGCCAGAGTGTCTCTGTGAGAAATATGACAG TGATGGTGTCTGGGACCCTGAGAAGTGGCACGCCTCACTGTATCCCACTTCAGAGCGAAGCTCTCCGGTGGAAGGTTTTAAGAAGGACTATGTGGATGACAGAGTTCCTTTGAAACGAAGAATCCCAG ATCCTCGTGAGCGATTAAAGGAAGATGATCTGGATGTCATACTGAGCCCACAGCGACGCAGCTTTGGAGGTGGATGTCAAGGCAACGCTGCGCTTGCACCCCATGCCCGTCGCCCAATCAGCCCCCTGGAAAATAAGGAGAATGAGAGTCTCCGTCTGGGAGGGACACGAAGAATCGGCAGTGGCCGCATAATTGCTGCCCGAGCCTTTGAGAGAGAAGCACGTGCGGAGAAAGAGCGGGAACGTGAGAGAGACTTCAAGGATAAAAGATTCAGG AGGGATTTCGGTGACAAACGTGTGTTTAGTGAAAGGAGAAGGAATGACTCTTTTGCGGAGGAGGAGCCAGAGTGGTTCTCTGGGGGTCCCACCAGCCAGTCTGAGACAATTGAGCTCATTGGCTTCGACGACAAAATCCTGGAGGATGATAAGCGCAGGTCCAAGCGGTCAAGGAGGAGGGCAGAGTCCATAAGAGAAG TGGAATGTAATGGTGGTCAGGAAGAGGAGCGAGATGGTGGTTTGCAGTCTACTGCTGATCAGGAGGTTCCCCACCCTGACGTCCTGCCTGAGCAATCAACTGGAGACTTTGACTTCAATGAGTTCTTCAATCTGGAGAAGACCATGCCTGGACTGGCCTCT GCGCCTTTCTCTGTCTTCCAGATGATAGAGGATGTTTTGGGGGAGGGCCCTGTATCGGCTAGCCGCTTCAGTCAGTGGTTCTCCAGTAACGTGAGCCCTTCAGGCAGCCGGTCCAGCAGTCTGAGGTCCACTCCCCATGAGGAGCTGGAAAAACTTGCAG GGCTTGAGCCACGCAGCACGTCCTCCGGCCAAGGCCCCACCTCATACTTCACACCTATTCAGTCATCAGAGTGCAAGGAGAAGGTGGACATCCTGGAGCTGTTGCACAAGGCCAAAATAGACCTGAAGCCTCTTCTTTCCACCCTGTCGGTCAACAAGGCTCGGCTACGGGAAAGCA CTAACTGTGGAGCAGTGCTCTCGCTCGAGGAAGTGGAGGGTGGAATGAAGGAGATGAAGCTGAGCTCAGAACCTCAGGTGCGAAAGGTGCCGCCTCCCCAGAGAGGAAACGGCACGCCCTTCATGGCTCAGCATTTAGAGGAGGCTTTAACTGGCGGCTCCAGCACCCGTCCACGCTCACGTGACACAGACATGTCGGCCTTTAATAAACTGGTTAGCAGCATGAAGGCAAGTGGAACTCTGCCAACTCACCCCAAAACCAACACAACTATT CAATCTTCAGACCCAGCTGTGGTGACGATGTCTGAAGCTCAGGtgcctccacagcagcagaaaaacatatttcag GAGCTCTTGGGAGGTCCTCCTCGTAGTGCCTCTCCTACACTACTCAGCAATCTGTTGGGCAACGCTGAGGGCCCAACAACCTCTGCCCCTCTACATGGCCTGCTACACAAGGGCCCGTCGCCCCCCCTCTTTCCACAGAGGGCACCCTCACCTGACTACTTCAACAGTCGATTGCAGCCTTCTGCAG GTTTTCCTGTGGGTCATCAGCCCATGCTGCCAGAACAGTTTGGTGATGTACACAGGTCTATCAGCCCTGGATCTGCTGCACAGCAACAG ATGAGGGCGCTGTCTATGCCAGTGAATCAGGCAGACCTGGAGGCTCTGGCATTCCAACAGGATCTCGCTCTACACGCCCACCACTCATTCCAGTCTGGCTACAAGCAACCACAGGACAAGTCTTTCAGAAATAG ACTGCAGCGTGTTAATCGCTCTCCTGGTCCAGGCCCTCAGCCTGCTGGAAGACACTCTCCAGGCAATGCTGTCACCAGTATG CTGTCTCCATCATTCACACCTACATCTGTGATCCGCAAAATGTATGCaacaaaagagaaaagcagagatgaaCCATCGAGTCGTTCAGAGAATAAGGAAGAGGCATCAGGACACTCTCAAGATG ACAGCAGCTCCCCAAATCTGTACCTGGAGGCGATGGATGGGAACGCTGCCCAGTCTGGGGGAGTAAAGGCCAGTGCGCAGACCTTGTCAAGTAAGGAGCAGGAGCGTCTCAGGCCTGGCTCAGCTGGACACCATACGCCTACAATGGTACCTCCAGGACCCTCCTCATCCTTCCCTCGTCCCATCTATCCAGTACCGCTGCTATCCCATGTACCTATGGTGCGCCCTCCTCCCCAGCTCCACCCCAATGTGGTTCAGAGAATGCTAGCGCAGGGTATCCAGCCGCAGCAACTTGGACCCGCTCTTGTGCAAGCAG GCATATTTCCACAACACATGGACCTTGCCCAACTTCAAGGCTTGCCTCCTGCCCTGCTTGGACAACCGCTGTACCCTCTAAGTGCGACAGGGCATCCACTTCTACCTCCCAGAGCCAATACTCAGATGCAGTTAGCAGTTATGCAGCAGCAACTTCAGCAACAAAGACCAA TGCACCCAGGCATCCCAGGCCCTCAGTCACAGAGCCAAGGCCCTCACCGGACAAACGGCTCCCAGCAACATGGCGGCAGCCCCCCTCTAGGCCTCGCCAAGTGGTTTGGATCAGACGTGCTAGAACAGCCACTCCCCTCCATGCCGGCCAAGGTCATAAGTGTAGATGAGTTGGAGTTTCGGCCATAA
- the eif4enif1 gene encoding eukaryotic translation initiation factor 4E transporter isoform X3, with the protein MENDACVEQKDGDAAVDEVKQPAAAAPFRYTKEELLEIKELPVSNERPECLCEKYDSDGVWDPEKWHASLYPTSERSSPVEGFKKDYVDDRVPLKRRIPDPRERLKEDDLDVILSPQRRSFGGGCQGNAALAPHARRPISPLENKENESLRLGGTRRIGSGRIIAARAFEREARAEKERERERDFKDKRFRRDFGDKRVFSERRRNDSFAEEEPEWFSGGPTSQSETIELIGFDDKILEDDKRRSKRSRRRAESIREVECNGGQEEERDGGLQSTADQEVPHPDVLPEQSTGDFDFNEFFNLEKTMPGLASAPFSVFQMIEDVLGEGPVSASRFSQWFSSNVSPSGSRSSSLRSTPHEELEKLAGLEPRSTSSGQGPTSYFTPIQSSECKEKVDILELLHKAKIDLKPLLSTLSVNKARLRESTNCGAVLSLEEVEGGMKEMKLSSEPQVRKVPPPQRGNGTPFMAQHLEEALTGGSSTRPRSRDTDMSAFNKLVSSMKQSSDPAVVTMSEAQVPPQQQKNIFQELLGGPPRSASPTLLSNLLGNAEGPTTSAPLHGLLHKGPSPPLFPQRAPSPDYFNSRLQPSAGFPVGHQPMLPEQFGDVHRSISPGSAAQQQMRALSMPVNQADLEALAFQQDLALHAHHSFQSGYKQPQDKSFRNRLQRVNRSPGPGPQPAGRHSPGNAVTSMLSPSFTPTSVIRKMYATKEKSRDEPSSRSENKEEASGHSQDDSSSPNLYLEAMDGNAAQSGGVKASAQTLSSKEQERLRPGSAGHHTPTMVPPGPSSSFPRPIYPVPLLSHVPMVRPPPQLHPNVVQRMLAQGIQPQQLGPALVQAGIFPQHMDLAQLQGLPPALLGQPLYPLSATGHPLLPPRANTQMQLAVMQQQLQQQRPMHPGIPGPQSQSQGPHRTNGSQQHGGSPPLGLAKWFGSDVLEQPLPSMPAKVISVDELEFRP; encoded by the exons ATGGAGAACGATGCTTGTGTTGAGCAGAAGGATGGTGATGCTGCTGTGGATGAAGTCAAACAGCCAGCAGCCGCAGCTCCTTTCAGATACACCAAG GAGGAGCTTCTGGAAATAAAAGAACTGCCAGTCTCCAATGAAAGGCCAGAGTGTCTCTGTGAGAAATATGACAG TGATGGTGTCTGGGACCCTGAGAAGTGGCACGCCTCACTGTATCCCACTTCAGAGCGAAGCTCTCCGGTGGAAGGTTTTAAGAAGGACTATGTGGATGACAGAGTTCCTTTGAAACGAAGAATCCCAG ATCCTCGTGAGCGATTAAAGGAAGATGATCTGGATGTCATACTGAGCCCACAGCGACGCAGCTTTGGAGGTGGATGTCAAGGCAACGCTGCGCTTGCACCCCATGCCCGTCGCCCAATCAGCCCCCTGGAAAATAAGGAGAATGAGAGTCTCCGTCTGGGAGGGACACGAAGAATCGGCAGTGGCCGCATAATTGCTGCCCGAGCCTTTGAGAGAGAAGCACGTGCGGAGAAAGAGCGGGAACGTGAGAGAGACTTCAAGGATAAAAGATTCAGG AGGGATTTCGGTGACAAACGTGTGTTTAGTGAAAGGAGAAGGAATGACTCTTTTGCGGAGGAGGAGCCAGAGTGGTTCTCTGGGGGTCCCACCAGCCAGTCTGAGACAATTGAGCTCATTGGCTTCGACGACAAAATCCTGGAGGATGATAAGCGCAGGTCCAAGCGGTCAAGGAGGAGGGCAGAGTCCATAAGAGAAG TGGAATGTAATGGTGGTCAGGAAGAGGAGCGAGATGGTGGTTTGCAGTCTACTGCTGATCAGGAGGTTCCCCACCCTGACGTCCTGCCTGAGCAATCAACTGGAGACTTTGACTTCAATGAGTTCTTCAATCTGGAGAAGACCATGCCTGGACTGGCCTCT GCGCCTTTCTCTGTCTTCCAGATGATAGAGGATGTTTTGGGGGAGGGCCCTGTATCGGCTAGCCGCTTCAGTCAGTGGTTCTCCAGTAACGTGAGCCCTTCAGGCAGCCGGTCCAGCAGTCTGAGGTCCACTCCCCATGAGGAGCTGGAAAAACTTGCAG GGCTTGAGCCACGCAGCACGTCCTCCGGCCAAGGCCCCACCTCATACTTCACACCTATTCAGTCATCAGAGTGCAAGGAGAAGGTGGACATCCTGGAGCTGTTGCACAAGGCCAAAATAGACCTGAAGCCTCTTCTTTCCACCCTGTCGGTCAACAAGGCTCGGCTACGGGAAAGCA CTAACTGTGGAGCAGTGCTCTCGCTCGAGGAAGTGGAGGGTGGAATGAAGGAGATGAAGCTGAGCTCAGAACCTCAGGTGCGAAAGGTGCCGCCTCCCCAGAGAGGAAACGGCACGCCCTTCATGGCTCAGCATTTAGAGGAGGCTTTAACTGGCGGCTCCAGCACCCGTCCACGCTCACGTGACACAGACATGTCGGCCTTTAATAAACTGGTTAGCAGCATGAAG CAATCTTCAGACCCAGCTGTGGTGACGATGTCTGAAGCTCAGGtgcctccacagcagcagaaaaacatatttcag GAGCTCTTGGGAGGTCCTCCTCGTAGTGCCTCTCCTACACTACTCAGCAATCTGTTGGGCAACGCTGAGGGCCCAACAACCTCTGCCCCTCTACATGGCCTGCTACACAAGGGCCCGTCGCCCCCCCTCTTTCCACAGAGGGCACCCTCACCTGACTACTTCAACAGTCGATTGCAGCCTTCTGCAG GTTTTCCTGTGGGTCATCAGCCCATGCTGCCAGAACAGTTTGGTGATGTACACAGGTCTATCAGCCCTGGATCTGCTGCACAGCAACAG ATGAGGGCGCTGTCTATGCCAGTGAATCAGGCAGACCTGGAGGCTCTGGCATTCCAACAGGATCTCGCTCTACACGCCCACCACTCATTCCAGTCTGGCTACAAGCAACCACAGGACAAGTCTTTCAGAAATAG ACTGCAGCGTGTTAATCGCTCTCCTGGTCCAGGCCCTCAGCCTGCTGGAAGACACTCTCCAGGCAATGCTGTCACCAGTATG CTGTCTCCATCATTCACACCTACATCTGTGATCCGCAAAATGTATGCaacaaaagagaaaagcagagatgaaCCATCGAGTCGTTCAGAGAATAAGGAAGAGGCATCAGGACACTCTCAAGATG ACAGCAGCTCCCCAAATCTGTACCTGGAGGCGATGGATGGGAACGCTGCCCAGTCTGGGGGAGTAAAGGCCAGTGCGCAGACCTTGTCAAGTAAGGAGCAGGAGCGTCTCAGGCCTGGCTCAGCTGGACACCATACGCCTACAATGGTACCTCCAGGACCCTCCTCATCCTTCCCTCGTCCCATCTATCCAGTACCGCTGCTATCCCATGTACCTATGGTGCGCCCTCCTCCCCAGCTCCACCCCAATGTGGTTCAGAGAATGCTAGCGCAGGGTATCCAGCCGCAGCAACTTGGACCCGCTCTTGTGCAAGCAG GCATATTTCCACAACACATGGACCTTGCCCAACTTCAAGGCTTGCCTCCTGCCCTGCTTGGACAACCGCTGTACCCTCTAAGTGCGACAGGGCATCCACTTCTACCTCCCAGAGCCAATACTCAGATGCAGTTAGCAGTTATGCAGCAGCAACTTCAGCAACAAAGACCAA TGCACCCAGGCATCCCAGGCCCTCAGTCACAGAGCCAAGGCCCTCACCGGACAAACGGCTCCCAGCAACATGGCGGCAGCCCCCCTCTAGGCCTCGCCAAGTGGTTTGGATCAGACGTGCTAGAACAGCCACTCCCCTCCATGCCGGCCAAGGTCATAAGTGTAGATGAGTTGGAGTTTCGGCCATAA
- the eif4enif1 gene encoding eukaryotic translation initiation factor 4E transporter isoform X2, which translates to MENDACVEQKDGDAAVDEVKQPAAAAPFRYTKEELLEIKELPVSNERPECLCEKYDSDGVWDPEKWHASLYPTSERSSPVEGFKKDYVDDRVPLKRRIPDPRERLKEDDLDVILSPQRRSFGGGCQGNAALAPHARRPISPLENKENESLRLGGTRRIGSGRIIAARAFEREARAEKERERERDFKDKRFRRDFGDKRVFSERRRNDSFAEEEPEWFSGGPTSQSETIELIGFDDKILEDDKRRSKRSRRRAESIREVECNGGQEEERDGGLQSTADQEVPHPDVLPEQSTGDFDFNEFFNLEKTMPGLASMIEDVLGEGPVSASRFSQWFSSNVSPSGSRSSSLRSTPHEELEKLAGLEPRSTSSGQGPTSYFTPIQSSECKEKVDILELLHKAKIDLKPLLSTLSVNKARLRESTNCGAVLSLEEVEGGMKEMKLSSEPQVRKVPPPQRGNGTPFMAQHLEEALTGGSSTRPRSRDTDMSAFNKLVSSMKASGTLPTHPKTNTTIQSSDPAVVTMSEAQVPPQQQKNIFQELLGGPPRSASPTLLSNLLGNAEGPTTSAPLHGLLHKGPSPPLFPQRAPSPDYFNSRLQPSAGFPVGHQPMLPEQFGDVHRSISPGSAAQQQMRALSMPVNQADLEALAFQQDLALHAHHSFQSGYKQPQDKSFRNRLQRVNRSPGPGPQPAGRHSPGNAVTSMLSPSFTPTSVIRKMYATKEKSRDEPSSRSENKEEASGHSQDDSSSPNLYLEAMDGNAAQSGGVKASAQTLSSKEQERLRPGSAGHHTPTMVPPGPSSSFPRPIYPVPLLSHVPMVRPPPQLHPNVVQRMLAQGIQPQQLGPALVQAGIFPQHMDLAQLQGLPPALLGQPLYPLSATGHPLLPPRANTQMQLAVMQQQLQQQRPMHPGIPGPQSQSQGPHRTNGSQQHGGSPPLGLAKWFGSDVLEQPLPSMPAKVISVDELEFRP; encoded by the exons ATGGAGAACGATGCTTGTGTTGAGCAGAAGGATGGTGATGCTGCTGTGGATGAAGTCAAACAGCCAGCAGCCGCAGCTCCTTTCAGATACACCAAG GAGGAGCTTCTGGAAATAAAAGAACTGCCAGTCTCCAATGAAAGGCCAGAGTGTCTCTGTGAGAAATATGACAG TGATGGTGTCTGGGACCCTGAGAAGTGGCACGCCTCACTGTATCCCACTTCAGAGCGAAGCTCTCCGGTGGAAGGTTTTAAGAAGGACTATGTGGATGACAGAGTTCCTTTGAAACGAAGAATCCCAG ATCCTCGTGAGCGATTAAAGGAAGATGATCTGGATGTCATACTGAGCCCACAGCGACGCAGCTTTGGAGGTGGATGTCAAGGCAACGCTGCGCTTGCACCCCATGCCCGTCGCCCAATCAGCCCCCTGGAAAATAAGGAGAATGAGAGTCTCCGTCTGGGAGGGACACGAAGAATCGGCAGTGGCCGCATAATTGCTGCCCGAGCCTTTGAGAGAGAAGCACGTGCGGAGAAAGAGCGGGAACGTGAGAGAGACTTCAAGGATAAAAGATTCAGG AGGGATTTCGGTGACAAACGTGTGTTTAGTGAAAGGAGAAGGAATGACTCTTTTGCGGAGGAGGAGCCAGAGTGGTTCTCTGGGGGTCCCACCAGCCAGTCTGAGACAATTGAGCTCATTGGCTTCGACGACAAAATCCTGGAGGATGATAAGCGCAGGTCCAAGCGGTCAAGGAGGAGGGCAGAGTCCATAAGAGAAG TGGAATGTAATGGTGGTCAGGAAGAGGAGCGAGATGGTGGTTTGCAGTCTACTGCTGATCAGGAGGTTCCCCACCCTGACGTCCTGCCTGAGCAATCAACTGGAGACTTTGACTTCAATGAGTTCTTCAATCTGGAGAAGACCATGCCTGGACTGGCCTCT ATGATAGAGGATGTTTTGGGGGAGGGCCCTGTATCGGCTAGCCGCTTCAGTCAGTGGTTCTCCAGTAACGTGAGCCCTTCAGGCAGCCGGTCCAGCAGTCTGAGGTCCACTCCCCATGAGGAGCTGGAAAAACTTGCAG GGCTTGAGCCACGCAGCACGTCCTCCGGCCAAGGCCCCACCTCATACTTCACACCTATTCAGTCATCAGAGTGCAAGGAGAAGGTGGACATCCTGGAGCTGTTGCACAAGGCCAAAATAGACCTGAAGCCTCTTCTTTCCACCCTGTCGGTCAACAAGGCTCGGCTACGGGAAAGCA CTAACTGTGGAGCAGTGCTCTCGCTCGAGGAAGTGGAGGGTGGAATGAAGGAGATGAAGCTGAGCTCAGAACCTCAGGTGCGAAAGGTGCCGCCTCCCCAGAGAGGAAACGGCACGCCCTTCATGGCTCAGCATTTAGAGGAGGCTTTAACTGGCGGCTCCAGCACCCGTCCACGCTCACGTGACACAGACATGTCGGCCTTTAATAAACTGGTTAGCAGCATGAAGGCAAGTGGAACTCTGCCAACTCACCCCAAAACCAACACAACTATT CAATCTTCAGACCCAGCTGTGGTGACGATGTCTGAAGCTCAGGtgcctccacagcagcagaaaaacatatttcag GAGCTCTTGGGAGGTCCTCCTCGTAGTGCCTCTCCTACACTACTCAGCAATCTGTTGGGCAACGCTGAGGGCCCAACAACCTCTGCCCCTCTACATGGCCTGCTACACAAGGGCCCGTCGCCCCCCCTCTTTCCACAGAGGGCACCCTCACCTGACTACTTCAACAGTCGATTGCAGCCTTCTGCAG GTTTTCCTGTGGGTCATCAGCCCATGCTGCCAGAACAGTTTGGTGATGTACACAGGTCTATCAGCCCTGGATCTGCTGCACAGCAACAG ATGAGGGCGCTGTCTATGCCAGTGAATCAGGCAGACCTGGAGGCTCTGGCATTCCAACAGGATCTCGCTCTACACGCCCACCACTCATTCCAGTCTGGCTACAAGCAACCACAGGACAAGTCTTTCAGAAATAG ACTGCAGCGTGTTAATCGCTCTCCTGGTCCAGGCCCTCAGCCTGCTGGAAGACACTCTCCAGGCAATGCTGTCACCAGTATG CTGTCTCCATCATTCACACCTACATCTGTGATCCGCAAAATGTATGCaacaaaagagaaaagcagagatgaaCCATCGAGTCGTTCAGAGAATAAGGAAGAGGCATCAGGACACTCTCAAGATG ACAGCAGCTCCCCAAATCTGTACCTGGAGGCGATGGATGGGAACGCTGCCCAGTCTGGGGGAGTAAAGGCCAGTGCGCAGACCTTGTCAAGTAAGGAGCAGGAGCGTCTCAGGCCTGGCTCAGCTGGACACCATACGCCTACAATGGTACCTCCAGGACCCTCCTCATCCTTCCCTCGTCCCATCTATCCAGTACCGCTGCTATCCCATGTACCTATGGTGCGCCCTCCTCCCCAGCTCCACCCCAATGTGGTTCAGAGAATGCTAGCGCAGGGTATCCAGCCGCAGCAACTTGGACCCGCTCTTGTGCAAGCAG GCATATTTCCACAACACATGGACCTTGCCCAACTTCAAGGCTTGCCTCCTGCCCTGCTTGGACAACCGCTGTACCCTCTAAGTGCGACAGGGCATCCACTTCTACCTCCCAGAGCCAATACTCAGATGCAGTTAGCAGTTATGCAGCAGCAACTTCAGCAACAAAGACCAA TGCACCCAGGCATCCCAGGCCCTCAGTCACAGAGCCAAGGCCCTCACCGGACAAACGGCTCCCAGCAACATGGCGGCAGCCCCCCTCTAGGCCTCGCCAAGTGGTTTGGATCAGACGTGCTAGAACAGCCACTCCCCTCCATGCCGGCCAAGGTCATAAGTGTAGATGAGTTGGAGTTTCGGCCATAA